The Streptomyces sp. NBC_01689 genome includes a window with the following:
- a CDS encoding GNAT family N-acetyltransferase has translation MDTTPPAPAGEPRPRDAEATRRALLRAARGRFTVLGYDRTTTRDVAHDAGVNLMLINRYFGGKPGLFQAVVAASPDPLAEDESSRGDIVDDFLDGLRPDAWPEFGSHPMLLLLRDSSVDEEIQDLRTLAMDKAVDRIVASGRGDSGGAAAAPGPETRLRAQLLLALFSGVVALRSMAPVEPLASVEADDLRSALEDAIEALIGPARHTRRSSAGEETVARSSTEGSRPVPIVVRAAERDDLSALVRLRVANAERHVRLDPVVYRVPESEAVRGHFQEALSAGSTVVILVAEVAGEVVGMVELVPLPDPPDHQILVPRRAADVHTVVLEGHRGEGVGSALLTAAERTAAERGISIIHAGIFTRNEEAVRFYSSAGFRPRGTLLSKELGSAPAG, from the coding sequence ATGGACACCACTCCGCCCGCCCCCGCCGGGGAGCCGCGCCCCAGGGACGCCGAAGCCACCCGCCGTGCGCTGCTGCGAGCGGCGCGCGGACGCTTCACCGTCCTCGGCTACGACCGCACGACGACACGCGACGTCGCCCACGACGCCGGGGTCAACCTCATGCTGATCAACCGGTACTTCGGCGGCAAGCCGGGCCTGTTCCAGGCGGTCGTGGCCGCGTCGCCCGACCCGCTGGCCGAGGACGAGTCCTCGCGGGGGGACATCGTCGACGACTTCCTCGACGGCCTCCGCCCCGACGCGTGGCCGGAGTTCGGCAGTCACCCCATGCTGCTGCTGCTCCGTGACAGCAGCGTCGACGAGGAGATCCAGGACCTCCGCACCCTCGCCATGGACAAGGCGGTCGACCGGATCGTCGCTTCGGGACGGGGCGACTCAGGGGGCGCGGCCGCGGCACCGGGCCCCGAGACCCGGTTGCGCGCCCAGTTGCTGCTGGCCCTGTTCAGCGGGGTGGTCGCCCTGCGGTCGATGGCCCCCGTGGAGCCGTTGGCGTCCGTCGAGGCCGACGACCTGCGCTCGGCCCTGGAGGACGCGATCGAGGCGCTCATCGGGCCCGCGCGGCACACCCGTCGCTCCTCCGCGGGCGAGGAGACGGTGGCGCGGTCCAGCACGGAGGGCTCTCGACCGGTGCCGATCGTGGTCAGGGCCGCCGAGCGGGACGACCTGTCCGCGCTGGTCCGCCTGCGTGTGGCGAATGCCGAAAGGCATGTCCGACTCGATCCGGTCGTTTACCGCGTGCCCGAGAGCGAGGCCGTGCGCGGGCACTTCCAGGAGGCGCTGTCGGCCGGGTCCACGGTGGTGATCCTGGTCGCCGAGGTGGCGGGTGAGGTGGTGGGCATGGTGGAGCTGGTCCCGCTGCCCGATCCCCCGGACCATCAGATCCTGGTTCCGCGCCGCGCCGCCGACGTTCACACCGTCGTCCTGGAGGGGCATCGCGGGGAGGGCGTCGGGTCCGCCTTGCTGACGGCGGCGGAGCGGACCGCCGCGGAACGCGGCATCTCGATCATCCATGCCGGCATCTTCACGCGGAACGAGGAAGCCGTGCGCTTCTACTCCTCGGCCGGTTTCAGGCCGCGCGGGACCTTGCTGAGCAAGGAACTGGGGTCGGCCCCAGCCGGTTGA
- a CDS encoding TetR/AcrR family transcriptional regulator: protein MGRKRGFDEIEVLDVVRDRFWGTGYEGTSTYDLMDATGLGKGSIYKAFGNKRELYVRVFADYCRDLVAQAREQLRSGSDAVPAAPLARLERYLLSIAAAFAAESPHRGCFLTKGTSDLAGEDAEVARIARRAFDDLAAAFAAVIREAQDAGEVADQVDSTALGYLLLSVIRGVDSLAKADVDGSTLERTVRCAMALIPPPSGD, encoded by the coding sequence ATGGGCAGGAAGCGAGGCTTCGACGAGATCGAAGTGCTGGACGTCGTGCGTGACCGGTTCTGGGGCACCGGGTACGAGGGGACCTCCACCTATGACCTGATGGACGCGACCGGACTCGGCAAGGGCAGCATCTACAAGGCGTTCGGCAACAAGCGCGAGCTGTACGTGCGGGTGTTCGCCGACTACTGCCGGGATCTCGTCGCGCAGGCCCGCGAGCAGTTGCGGAGCGGTTCCGACGCGGTGCCGGCCGCGCCGCTGGCGCGCCTGGAGCGCTACCTGCTCTCCATTGCCGCCGCCTTCGCCGCGGAGTCGCCCCACCGCGGCTGCTTCCTCACCAAGGGAACCTCGGACCTCGCGGGCGAGGATGCGGAGGTGGCCCGGATCGCCCGCCGCGCCTTCGACGACCTCGCCGCCGCGTTCGCGGCGGTGATCCGTGAGGCGCAGGACGCCGGAGAGGTGGCCGACCAGGTCGACTCGACGGCCCTGGGGTATCTGCTGCTGAGCGTCATCAGGGGTGTCGACTCCCTGGCCAAGGCCGATGTCGACGGGTCCACGCTGGAGCGGACGGTGCGCTGCGCCATGGCCCTGATTCCTCCTCCCTCCGGGGACTAG
- a CDS encoding MFS transporter, translated as MTGTSLDPLSPHDQDSPARPGPGTNLKIIAVGLGALAAALAQTLIIPVLPTLTTDLHTTTGNAQWLLTSTLLVAAVSVPVLGRLADMFGRRLVLLISLGGLAVGSAIDALTSDFGVMLIGRAVAGLSAAAIPLGISLLAIVLPEQRRGSATALVSAMLGIGSALGLPLAGLIGDNADYHILYWIGAGGAVISGVLIFALVSEPPASHERRIDWAGIVLLTTGLACLVPAISQGSTWGWSSARVISLFAVAVVALAALTAAESRVSNPLIDMSALRRPAIALTNIAAMFVGFALFAGFTGTSSYVQAPAATGYGFGSSVLTAGLCLLPSGVLMLLLAPVAARIINNWGAARVLTVGALVIAAGLVFRIVAVDALWEVVLGSSIVGAGTGVAYAALPSLINAHTPLPQLAAANGINALARSLGSSLASAVGGALLSAITLRIGGFELPSLTAYRVLFAVCAGAAVAAAVIGLVVSSGTPARVTRKPAPDAASHP; from the coding sequence ATGACCGGGACGAGCCTCGACCCCCTTTCGCCACATGACCAGGACAGCCCGGCACGGCCGGGACCGGGGACGAACCTCAAGATCATCGCGGTCGGGCTCGGCGCACTCGCCGCCGCGCTGGCACAGACGCTGATCATCCCGGTCCTGCCCACCCTCACCACCGATCTGCACACCACCACGGGCAACGCCCAGTGGCTGCTGACGTCGACCCTGCTCGTCGCCGCGGTCTCCGTGCCCGTGCTGGGCCGGCTGGCCGACATGTTCGGGCGGCGTCTCGTCCTGCTGATCAGCCTAGGTGGCCTCGCCGTGGGCTCGGCGATCGACGCCCTGACCTCGGACTTCGGCGTCATGCTGATCGGCCGGGCGGTGGCGGGGCTGTCGGCCGCGGCCATCCCCCTCGGCATCAGCCTGCTCGCCATCGTCCTGCCGGAGCAGCGCCGGGGTTCGGCGACCGCGCTGGTGAGCGCCATGCTCGGGATCGGCAGCGCCCTCGGGCTCCCGCTGGCCGGCCTGATCGGTGACAACGCCGACTACCACATCCTCTACTGGATCGGCGCGGGCGGAGCGGTGATCAGCGGCGTCCTCATCTTCGCCCTCGTCTCCGAACCGCCCGCCTCGCACGAGCGCCGGATCGACTGGGCGGGCATCGTCCTGCTGACCACGGGGCTGGCCTGCCTGGTGCCGGCCATCTCGCAGGGCAGCACCTGGGGTTGGAGTTCGGCGCGTGTCATCTCCCTTTTCGCCGTGGCCGTCGTGGCGCTGGCGGCCCTCACGGCGGCCGAGTCCCGGGTGTCCAATCCCCTGATCGACATGTCGGCGCTCCGTCGCCCGGCCATCGCGCTGACGAACATCGCCGCGATGTTCGTGGGCTTCGCGCTGTTCGCCGGTTTCACGGGGACCTCCTCGTACGTGCAGGCGCCGGCGGCCACCGGCTACGGCTTCGGGTCCTCGGTCCTCACCGCCGGTCTGTGCCTGCTGCCGAGCGGTGTCCTGATGCTCCTGCTGGCGCCCGTCGCCGCCAGGATCATCAACAACTGGGGGGCCGCGCGCGTCCTGACCGTCGGCGCGCTGGTGATCGCCGCCGGGCTGGTGTTCCGCATCGTCGCGGTCGACGCGCTCTGGGAGGTCGTCCTCGGCAGTTCGATCGTCGGAGCGGGCACCGGCGTCGCGTACGCGGCCCTGCCCTCGCTCATCAACGCCCACACCCCCCTGCCCCAACTCGCCGCGGCCAACGGCATCAACGCCCTTGCCCGCAGCCTCGGCAGCTCCCTGGCCAGCGCCGTCGGCGGTGCCCTGCTGTCGGCCATCACCCTGCGGATCGGCGGCTTCGAACTCCCCTCGCTCACCGCCTACCGCGTCCTTTTCGCCGTCTGCGCGGGGGCGGCCGTCGCCGCCGCCGTCATCGGACTCGTCGTCTCGTCCGGAACTCCGGCACGCGTCACCCGGAAGCCCGCGCCGGACGCCGCGTCGCACCCCTGA
- a CDS encoding helix-turn-helix transcriptional regulator, producing the protein MGNTSTPTDLSDFLRVRRSRLTPEDVGLAPAAGRRRVAGLRREEVARTAGISVDYYTRMEQGRVTGASPGILDALATALRLDDVEARHLHRLAGAGSRPRRRRAAPVEERPQTARPILRTMLESLHGMPALVMGRGMTVLAWNRAAAALLGDFAGMDPADRNLAKLILLHPGSRSLYAHRDVCAREAVAYLRLEAGRYPDDPVLTSVVSELALRSAEFRTLWAEHPVQDKTSGTKAFHHPVVGELRVTYETLRAADDPRQALLVHTPADSASSDALRLLLDWTADAPATAVLPHGHR; encoded by the coding sequence ATGGGAAACACGAGTACCCCGACGGACCTGAGCGATTTCCTCAGAGTGCGGCGGTCGCGGCTCACCCCCGAGGACGTGGGCCTCGCCCCGGCAGCCGGCCGACGGCGTGTCGCGGGTCTGCGCCGCGAGGAGGTCGCGCGGACCGCGGGCATCAGCGTCGACTACTACACGCGCATGGAACAGGGCCGGGTCACCGGCGCCTCGCCCGGCATCCTGGACGCGCTCGCGACCGCTCTGCGCCTGGACGACGTGGAGGCCCGGCACCTGCACCGCCTGGCCGGCGCGGGCTCCCGTCCCCGGCGCCGTCGGGCCGCGCCCGTGGAGGAGCGACCGCAGACGGCGCGGCCGATCCTGAGGACGATGCTGGAATCCCTGCACGGCATGCCCGCCCTCGTCATGGGGCGCGGCATGACGGTGCTCGCGTGGAACCGTGCCGCGGCGGCGTTGCTGGGCGACTTCGCGGGCATGGACCCGGCGGACCGCAATCTCGCGAAGCTCATCCTCCTCCACCCCGGATCCCGTTCCCTGTACGCGCATCGGGACGTCTGCGCGCGAGAGGCCGTGGCGTACCTGCGGCTGGAGGCGGGCCGGTACCCGGACGACCCGGTGCTCACCTCGGTGGTGAGTGAACTGGCCCTCAGGAGCGCGGAGTTCCGCACCCTGTGGGCGGAGCACCCGGTCCAGGACAAGACCTCGGGCACCAAGGCCTTCCACCACCCGGTCGTCGGTGAACTCCGGGTGACCTACGAGACGTTGCGGGCGGCCGACGACCCCCGCCAGGCCCTGCTGGTCCACACGCCCGCCGACAGCGCCTCGTCGGACGCCCTGCGGCTGCTCCTGGACTGGACGGCCGACGCGCCCGCGACCGCCGTCCTGCCTCACGGACACCGCTGA
- a CDS encoding flavodoxin family protein produces MSQVVSPEVRVVVAYHSGYGHTAVLAEAVGRGAAKGAAQVDLVAVDTITDAQWSLLDAADAVIFGTPTYMGGASAGFHAFAEASSGRYLRGTWADKIAAGFTNSASKSGDKLNTLNFLAAFAAQHHMIWVGLGLAPGWNALQASERDLNRLGFWVGAGAQTPQDGGVETVHEADIATAEHLGSRVAAQAAALVAGRAALAAA; encoded by the coding sequence ATGTCTCAGGTCGTATCCCCGGAAGTTCGCGTCGTCGTCGCCTACCACTCCGGTTACGGGCACACCGCGGTGCTCGCCGAAGCCGTGGGCCGTGGAGCCGCGAAGGGCGCCGCGCAGGTGGACCTCGTCGCGGTGGACACCATCACCGACGCGCAGTGGAGCCTGCTCGACGCCGCGGACGCCGTGATCTTCGGGACGCCCACCTACATGGGTGGCGCGTCCGCGGGCTTCCACGCCTTCGCGGAGGCCAGCAGCGGCCGGTACCTCCGCGGAACGTGGGCGGACAAGATCGCGGCCGGCTTCACCAACTCCGCCTCCAAGAGCGGGGACAAGCTCAACACACTGAACTTCCTCGCCGCGTTCGCCGCACAGCACCACATGATCTGGGTGGGACTCGGACTGGCCCCCGGCTGGAACGCCCTCCAGGCCAGTGAGCGCGATCTCAACCGCCTCGGATTCTGGGTCGGCGCGGGGGCTCAGACCCCTCAGGACGGCGGCGTGGAGACGGTGCACGAAGCCGACATCGCCACCGCCGAGCACCTCGGATCACGTGTCGCCGCCCAGGCCGCGGCCCTGGTGGCGGGCCGCGCCGCACTGGCCGCCGCCTGA
- a CDS encoding carboxymuconolactone decarboxylase family protein, whose amino-acid sequence MDARFNMFENAIAAKFGKRFANAALVIHQSPLPKSTQELVSLRASQINGCGWCVDMHTKEATAAGESAVRLHLVATWRESTVFTEAEQAALALAEEGTRLGDAHHGVSDETWDRARAHYDDDQLAALVSLVALINAANRLAVIVHQRGGSYEPGMFAAAVH is encoded by the coding sequence ATGGACGCACGGTTCAACATGTTCGAGAACGCGATCGCCGCCAAGTTCGGCAAGCGGTTCGCCAACGCCGCCCTGGTCATCCACCAGTCGCCGCTGCCGAAGTCCACCCAGGAACTGGTCTCGTTGCGGGCCAGCCAGATCAACGGCTGCGGCTGGTGCGTCGACATGCACACCAAGGAGGCGACGGCCGCCGGTGAGAGCGCGGTCCGGCTCCATCTGGTCGCCACCTGGCGGGAGTCCACCGTGTTCACCGAGGCCGAGCAGGCCGCGTTGGCTCTCGCGGAGGAGGGCACCCGGCTCGGTGACGCCCACCACGGGGTGTCCGACGAGACCTGGGACCGGGCGCGCGCGCACTACGACGACGACCAACTCGCCGCGCTGGTCTCCTTGGTGGCCCTGATCAACGCGGCCAACCGGCTCGCCGTGATCGTGCACCAGCGGGGAGGCTCCTACGAACCCGGCATGTTCGCGGCCGCGGTCCACTGA
- a CDS encoding RNA polymerase sigma-70 factor, giving the protein MRSEHSEPKEETIEGTSGGGRADLATAAFVTHRNLLFTVAYEMLGSAAEAEDVLQETWLRWAGVDLTAVRDQRAYLVRITTRQALGRLRTLGRRKESYVGSWLPEPLLTAPDVAEDVELADSVSMAMLLVMETLSPTERAVFVLREVFDLAYDEIAEAVDKSPAAVRQVAHRARAHVAARRPREIVSPAETQVALDAFRRATETGDLQRLLDILSPDVVFIGDGGGIKQAVLRPVVGADKVARLLTAGAARAVVASLRPVQVNAYPALLLRLDGAVDTVLAVRIDDGLITGLYAVRNPEKLSHMGQETQLRR; this is encoded by the coding sequence GTGCGGAGCGAGCACAGTGAGCCCAAGGAAGAGACGATCGAAGGGACCTCAGGCGGGGGACGGGCGGACCTCGCCACCGCGGCCTTCGTGACCCATCGGAATCTGTTGTTCACCGTCGCGTACGAGATGCTCGGCTCGGCCGCCGAGGCGGAGGACGTCCTGCAGGAGACCTGGCTGCGCTGGGCGGGCGTCGATCTCACCGCGGTGCGGGATCAGCGTGCGTACCTGGTCCGGATCACCACGCGGCAGGCGCTCGGCCGGCTGCGTACGCTGGGCCGCCGCAAGGAGTCCTATGTCGGCTCATGGCTGCCCGAGCCCCTGCTGACCGCGCCCGACGTGGCCGAGGACGTCGAGCTGGCCGACAGCGTCTCGATGGCCATGCTGCTGGTGATGGAGACCCTGTCCCCGACCGAGCGGGCGGTGTTCGTCCTGCGCGAGGTCTTCGACCTCGCGTACGACGAGATCGCCGAGGCCGTCGACAAGAGTCCGGCGGCGGTGCGTCAGGTCGCTCACCGGGCGCGGGCGCACGTCGCGGCACGCAGGCCGCGGGAGATCGTCTCCCCCGCCGAGACCCAGGTCGCGCTCGACGCCTTCCGCCGGGCCACGGAGACGGGCGACCTGCAGCGGCTGCTCGACATCCTCTCGCCGGACGTGGTCTTCATCGGGGACGGCGGCGGGATCAAGCAGGCCGTGCTGCGTCCCGTCGTGGGGGCCGACAAGGTGGCCCGCCTGCTGACCGCCGGAGCGGCCAGGGCCGTCGTGGCATCGCTGCGACCGGTGCAGGTCAACGCCTACCCGGCGCTGTTGCTGCGGCTCGACGGCGCGGTCGACACGGTTCTGGCCGTGCGCATCGACGATGGCCTGATCACCGGGCTCTACGCCGTGCGCAACCCCGAGAAGCTGTCGCACATGGGGCAGGAGACGCAGCTGCGCCGCTGA
- a CDS encoding nuclear transport factor 2 family protein, which yields MSTVEEKNKAIVREAFDTLFNQRDYTAAEKFWSPDYLQHSAHIAPGREGLFELIRSLPAELTHELDLIMADGDMVMVRGRFSGHGLPAPWIAADFVRMKDGVLAEHWDIIEDEASRATSVSGLPMYGDTFPEER from the coding sequence ATGAGCACCGTCGAGGAGAAGAACAAGGCGATCGTCCGCGAGGCCTTCGACACCCTTTTCAACCAGCGGGACTACACCGCCGCCGAGAAGTTCTGGTCACCCGACTACCTTCAGCACAGCGCCCACATCGCGCCCGGCCGCGAGGGGCTCTTCGAACTGATCAGGAGCCTGCCCGCCGAACTGACCCACGAACTCGACCTCATCATGGCCGACGGCGACATGGTGATGGTGCGGGGGCGGTTCTCCGGCCACGGGCTGCCCGCTCCCTGGATCGCGGCGGACTTCGTCCGCATGAAGGACGGCGTCCTCGCCGAGCACTGGGACATCATCGAGGACGAGGCGTCCCGGGCCACCTCCGTCAGCGGCCTGCCGATGTACGGGGACACCTTCCCCGAGGAGCGCTGA
- a CDS encoding nitroreductase family deazaflavin-dependent oxidoreductase has protein sequence MPLNGEYEPSATEWVREQVAQYEATDGAEGGTFLDLPVIILTTKGAKSGKIRKMPLMRVEHDGSYAVAASNGGADTHPSWYRNVVSHPLVEVQDHAVKRDMIARELQGEEKAAWWKRADAAYPPFVEYRAGTERDIPLFVLEPVADEG, from the coding sequence ATGCCTCTGAACGGTGAGTACGAGCCGAGTGCCACTGAGTGGGTGCGCGAACAGGTCGCGCAGTACGAAGCGACCGACGGCGCGGAGGGCGGGACCTTCCTGGACCTGCCGGTCATCATCCTGACCACCAAGGGCGCGAAGTCCGGCAAGATCCGCAAGATGCCCCTCATGCGCGTGGAGCACGACGGTTCCTACGCGGTGGCCGCCTCCAACGGAGGCGCCGACACCCATCCGTCCTGGTACCGCAACGTCGTCTCGCACCCTCTCGTGGAGGTGCAGGACCACGCGGTCAAGCGCGACATGATCGCCCGGGAGCTCCAGGGCGAGGAGAAGGCGGCGTGGTGGAAGCGCGCGGACGCCGCGTACCCGCCGTTCGTCGAGTACCGGGCCGGGACCGAGCGTGACATCCCGCTCTTCGTCCTGGAGCCCGTGGCGGACGAGGGCTGA
- a CDS encoding bifunctional FO biosynthesis protein CofGH, translating to MTSSPETAASDRPTANSMRRALKRAASGVSLDVGEAAVLLRARGDDLAGLVSTAGRIRDAGLEAAGRPGVITYSRKVFIPLTRLCRDRCHYCTFATVPGRLRRAGHGMFLSPDEVLEIARRGAELGCKEALFTLGDRPEDRWPEAREWLDAHGYDDTLAYVRAMSVRVLEETGLLPHLNPGVMSWTDLQRLKPVAPSMGMMLETTAARLWSEPGGPHHGSPDKDPAVRLRVLEDAGRSAVPFTTGILIGIGETYEERAESLFAIRRVAREYHGVQEVIVQNFRAKPDTAMRGIPDAELDELAAAIAVARVVLGPTARIQAPPNLVDAEYALMLEAGIDDWGGVSPLTPDHVNPERPWPQIDELARRTAESGFALRERLTIYPEYVRRGEPWLDPRLLPHVTALADPETGLARADAVVEGRPWQEPDEVFVARGRTDLHRTVDTTGRTGDRRGDFDDAYGDWDAVREKSAAVGVPERLDGDVRTALARASDDPTKLTDDQALTLFHADGAALDALTGIADDVRRDTVGDEITYVVTRNINFTNVCYTGCRFCAFAQRRTDADAYTLSLSQVADRAEQAWQVGATEVCMQGGIHPDLPGTAYFDIARAVKERVPGMHVHAFSPMEVVNGATRTGMSVRAWLTAAKEAGLDTVPGTAAEILDDEIRWILIKGKLPAATWVEVIRTAHELGLRSSSTMMYGHVDQPHHWLAHLRLLAGIQQETGGFTEFVTLPFIHTNAPVYLAGVARPGPTMRDNRAVTAMARLLLHGYIPNIQTSWVKLGAEGAAEMLRSGANDLGGTLMEETISRMAGSSYGSHRSIRELEAVAEAAGRPARQRTTTYGEVPDERVAAGRAADGRLPELLPLAPTTPRALPTGAAATE from the coding sequence ATGACGAGTTCCCCCGAAACAGCCGCATCCGACCGGCCGACCGCGAACAGCATGCGGCGCGCCCTGAAGCGGGCCGCGAGCGGTGTGTCCCTCGATGTCGGCGAAGCCGCGGTCCTGCTGCGGGCCCGCGGCGACGACCTCGCCGGCCTGGTCTCCACCGCGGGACGGATCCGGGACGCCGGCCTGGAGGCCGCCGGCCGTCCGGGCGTGATCACTTACTCCCGCAAGGTCTTCATCCCTCTCACCCGCCTGTGCCGGGACAGGTGCCACTACTGCACGTTCGCCACGGTTCCCGGCAGACTGCGGCGGGCCGGCCACGGAATGTTCCTGTCCCCCGACGAGGTTCTGGAGATCGCCCGGCGGGGCGCCGAACTGGGCTGCAAGGAAGCCCTGTTCACGCTCGGGGACCGGCCCGAGGACCGTTGGCCGGAGGCCCGGGAGTGGCTGGACGCGCACGGCTACGACGACACGCTCGCGTACGTGCGCGCCATGTCCGTCCGTGTGCTGGAGGAGACCGGGCTGCTGCCGCACCTGAACCCGGGGGTCATGTCGTGGACCGACCTTCAGCGGCTCAAGCCGGTCGCGCCCTCGATGGGCATGATGCTGGAGACCACGGCGGCCCGGCTGTGGAGCGAGCCCGGCGGCCCGCACCACGGTTCTCCCGACAAGGATCCGGCCGTACGGCTGCGGGTGCTGGAGGACGCCGGCCGGTCCGCCGTCCCCTTCACGACCGGGATCCTGATCGGCATCGGCGAGACGTACGAGGAGCGCGCGGAGTCACTGTTCGCGATCCGGCGGGTCGCCCGGGAGTACCACGGGGTCCAGGAAGTGATCGTGCAGAACTTCCGCGCCAAACCGGACACCGCGATGCGCGGCATTCCGGACGCGGAACTGGACGAACTCGCCGCCGCCATCGCGGTCGCCCGGGTGGTGCTGGGACCCACCGCGCGCATCCAGGCGCCGCCGAACCTGGTGGACGCCGAGTACGCGCTGATGCTGGAGGCGGGCATCGACGACTGGGGCGGCGTCTCCCCGCTCACCCCGGACCACGTCAATCCCGAGCGCCCGTGGCCGCAGATCGACGAACTGGCCCGGCGCACCGCCGAGTCGGGGTTCGCACTGCGGGAACGGCTGACCATCTACCCCGAATACGTCCGCAGGGGCGAACCGTGGCTGGACCCGCGGCTGCTGCCGCACGTCACCGCGCTCGCCGATCCCGAGACCGGACTGGCCCGTGCGGACGCCGTGGTGGAGGGCCGCCCGTGGCAGGAACCGGACGAGGTGTTCGTCGCGAGAGGCCGCACCGACCTGCACCGGACCGTCGACACCACGGGCCGTACCGGCGACCGCCGCGGCGACTTCGACGACGCCTACGGCGACTGGGACGCCGTCCGCGAGAAGTCCGCCGCCGTCGGTGTCCCCGAACGACTCGACGGCGACGTGCGTACGGCTCTGGCGCGGGCCTCCGACGATCCCACGAAGCTCACCGACGATCAGGCGCTGACCCTGTTCCACGCCGACGGGGCGGCACTCGACGCGCTCACCGGGATCGCCGACGACGTGCGCCGCGACACCGTCGGCGACGAGATCACCTACGTCGTCACCAGGAACATCAACTTCACCAACGTCTGCTACACCGGCTGCCGTTTCTGCGCCTTCGCCCAGCGCCGTACGGACGCCGACGCCTACACCCTCTCCCTGTCCCAGGTCGCCGACCGGGCCGAGCAGGCCTGGCAGGTCGGCGCCACCGAGGTGTGCATGCAGGGCGGGATCCACCCCGACCTGCCGGGCACCGCCTACTTCGACATCGCGCGGGCCGTCAAGGAGCGCGTACCGGGCATGCACGTGCACGCCTTCTCGCCGATGGAGGTCGTCAACGGCGCCACCCGTACGGGGATGTCGGTCCGCGCATGGCTGACCGCCGCCAAGGAAGCGGGCCTCGACACCGTCCCCGGCACCGCGGCGGAGATCCTCGACGACGAGATCCGCTGGATCCTCATCAAGGGCAAACTCCCCGCCGCCACCTGGGTCGAGGTCATCAGGACCGCGCACGAGCTGGGCCTGCGGTCCTCCTCCACCATGATGTACGGCCACGTGGACCAGCCCCACCACTGGCTGGCCCACCTGCGGCTGCTCGCCGGGATCCAGCAGGAGACCGGCGGCTTCACCGAGTTCGTCACCCTGCCCTTCATCCACACCAACGCGCCCGTCTATCTGGCCGGGGTGGCCCGGCCGGGCCCGACCATGCGGGACAACCGGGCGGTCACCGCGATGGCGCGGCTGCTGCTGCACGGTTACATCCCCAACATCCAGACCAGTTGGGTCAAGCTCGGGGCCGAGGGAGCCGCCGAGATGCTCCGCTCGGGTGCCAACGACCTCGGCGGCACACTCATGGAGGAGACCATCTCCCGTATGGCCGGATCGAGTTACGGCTCCCACCGGTCCATCCGCGAACTCGAGGCCGTCGCGGAGGCGGCCGGCCGGCCGGCCCGTCAGCGCACCACCACCTACGGCGAGGTGCCCGACGAGCGCGTCGCCGCCGGACGTGCCGCGGACGGCCGCCTGCCCGAACTGCTCCCCCTGGCCCCGACCACCCCGCGCGCCCTTCCCACGGGCGCCGCGGCGACGGAGTGA